In Methanobacterium petrolearium, a single genomic region encodes these proteins:
- the rpl18a gene encoding 50S ribosomal protein L18Ae: MKTKIYRVQGKFIMGDSFKPFTRELKAMGEDDIKEKIYSEFGSKHHIVRNQIHIEKIEEISAEEVIDPLIKSLISE; this comes from the coding sequence ATGAAAACGAAGATATACAGAGTTCAAGGTAAATTCATCATGGGAGACAGTTTCAAACCCTTCACCAGGGAATTGAAAGCCATGGGTGAAGATGATATTAAAGAGAAGATCTACTCAGAATTCGGTAGCAAACATCACATTGTGCGCAACCAGATACATATTGAGAAAATAGAGGAAATCTCTGCTGAAGAAGTAATTGATCCACTGATCAAATCACTGATTTCGGAGTGA